From one Plantibacter flavus genomic stretch:
- a CDS encoding DUF4011 domain-containing protein → MNPPELNTAVGQGLEQLGSGLRPVVEGAFAEAAPGVEWTRIIEEKDRAGGTGHGRYSATDVSLMLRAMTERIGELGYPFDRVLSRSARGYASELREVRNAWAHNAGFTEQSAYRALDSMQLLLESVGAVEQAAAVGVLKGRVLSPSTGSGTETGALTKTANEDEMGPSTGSGTGAVASTGLADGPEAEDGQSAAASISVDGAAGSSSAPDAVPTSVSIRVSATPTLSYAMAHCSIAVIDEIVLENHGGERRAASVEIDVVTADGALADTKVLLADLGEGRTTLLRSPEVLLDPRRMLLGEEQRPGVIRVTVRDAAGTELGTVESPVTVLASNQWIAAPVQLGLELLAAHVQPNALVVSELMLEVSDLLDKQTGNSSLATYQLDDPARIDAIVAAVWAAARARDIRYAEPPASWGQSGQKVRTPEEVLTSHLGTCLDTTILLASVLEAIGIHPLLWLLKDHIFLGYWRVQTTLDVVASTDVSEAVNSLELGRIGVVETTMLTGSSATFAEASRRPHTEHLAGSLDDFIGVTDVVQARLRKIYPLPSRRVGAEGEPVVTLYQAPEARALTQDALATAESTAAGHSPDVPKRVSTWKNALLDLSLRNKLINYTDRSGFELAVPGPALGRLEDSINHGTPLTLVASDSVATIDQQRGIRFGRDLAESDRITFLEDKKSAFIDVTEAAYPTKLRALAYKAKTIVEETGANNLYLAFGMLSWRFGDRDLRSPLVLVPVTLTTTSRGSSYRLTLDESGSSTPNYCLLEKLRLSFGLEIPGLANPVEDGSGIDLPAAFTAVRQAILDAGLPFRVEETASLSILQFAKYRLWKDLDENWETLASNSLVDHLINSPLEAYADPTPAQTDTDLDRLGLDCPVAADSSQLDAVAEAVAGRTFVLEGPPGTGKSQTITNLLARSLAEGKRVLFVAEKRAALNVVKQRLEDVGLGAFSLDLHDKGARPNVVRAQIKTGLDLRTKADIDALSTNRELSESGLRTLTRYADRLHEVNAAGFSLYSARSRLLAMDHDLVPMVIPEQLVAAGTPEAFEQLRQVFRDLPERSDLARPSTTHPWAFLDGPSAPGLDAATVQQAARALDAALVTTLDAGLPMDTLRLASRPDLLGLWSTAVAAPRLPIGALMAGTRPEDFSRLDDALAAAEQLRDAQAEWRSTFTAAILDRDIAGPLRAAEQAAASSFFGRKKRLRAALAQLSDVLAVDAASFKVKQLVPQLTEAKAAQDRLVQLRGTLRSTALPLVGDRWNPLVEPTQPVRELLGWYRWLSEGFRLPGTPDDAFITAVRDHYATTQPSQQAAQALTTLASTWSDFLRTAAVTTERLSAWSGGEGFLQAWRSTRDARRLDAAEPVVLERWLDLVRVIEPLRTHGLDDVRAAILAGRIETEDATLAFEKGLAQASIDERERTTTLDAFDATAHNRSVTRFTTSVKAVREELPRAIPASVLGLRTFSSQSESGQVGGLRRQIDRQRGGMSVRALLENFGELITQIMPCTLASPESVARFFPAAAELFDIVVFDEASQIRVADAIGAMGRSRSVVVVGDSKQMPPTTFAEAGATIDDDADFTSEVLQDEESILSECVQARVPSKWLSWHYRSQDESLIAFSNHHYYDSQLSSFPAPFAGAGDGGVAGHGLAFVRLDGQFERGGRGKSLRTNPVEAQAIVEEISRRFEASPEETPSLGVITFNAQQRTLIEDLLRDSADPRIALALDEQDGLFVKNLENVQGDERDAILFSIAFSANEKGVIPLNFGPLTRAGGERRLNVAVTRARRQVVLFTSFDPSELRAEQTSSIGIKHLKAYLELAQRGSEAAGEDGRRQAIIDRHRDEIADELRYAGHAVRTDVGLSDFRVDISIATEAEPDRPLVAVLLDGASWRERRTVADRDGLPVEVLSGLMRWPGVERVWLPEWLHHREEVLDRLVAAVEAAAERAAAGSAAAEVAVGAESDPADASAADEADVAPEDSDAPAPARSARVREWSERLASLETLSEFRDRKVGAAQPVEAKPEPDTSARHPELSEYRPWDAPTLGGIEVLDRLPGRQSVVAVQGAIRAAVEAEGPIHVTRLAKLVAGAFGLDRVVGSRAKSILDKVPAELLGRSDEPFAWPTSIDPLTWRGARQSSAEAARAIEHISLVEIANAMAIAAEESAGLSPDELRRETLAIFGGKRVTAAIGARLDEALEFGLGSGRLARSGETIVSRL, encoded by the coding sequence GTGAACCCTCCTGAACTTAACACCGCTGTCGGCCAGGGGCTCGAGCAGCTCGGGTCGGGGCTTCGTCCCGTCGTCGAGGGCGCGTTCGCCGAGGCGGCGCCAGGGGTCGAGTGGACTCGGATCATCGAAGAGAAGGATCGCGCGGGCGGGACCGGGCACGGGCGGTACTCTGCGACAGACGTGTCGCTCATGCTTCGGGCGATGACCGAACGGATCGGGGAGCTGGGGTACCCGTTCGACCGCGTGCTGTCGCGGAGTGCTCGCGGGTACGCGAGCGAGCTTCGGGAGGTTCGGAACGCCTGGGCGCACAACGCAGGGTTCACGGAGCAGTCTGCGTATCGGGCGTTGGATTCGATGCAGTTGTTGTTGGAGAGCGTTGGGGCGGTGGAGCAGGCTGCGGCCGTGGGGGTGTTGAAGGGGCGGGTGTTGAGCCCTTCGACAGGCTCAGGGACCGAGACGGGTGCGTTGACGAAGACGGCGAACGAAGACGAGATGGGCCCTTCGACAGGCTCAGGGACCGGAGCGGTTGCGTCGACAGGGTTGGCCGACGGTCCCGAAGCGGAAGATGGGCAGAGCGCCGCAGCCTCCATTTCCGTTGACGGCGCCGCGGGCTCCTCGTCCGCACCCGACGCCGTCCCCACCTCCGTCTCCATCCGCGTCAGCGCGACGCCGACGCTCAGCTACGCGATGGCGCACTGCAGCATCGCGGTGATCGACGAGATCGTTCTCGAGAACCACGGTGGGGAACGGCGCGCGGCGTCCGTCGAGATCGACGTCGTCACCGCCGACGGCGCCCTCGCCGACACCAAGGTGCTCCTCGCCGACCTCGGCGAAGGCCGCACCACCCTCCTCCGCAGCCCCGAGGTCCTCCTCGACCCGCGCCGCATGCTCCTCGGCGAAGAACAGCGCCCCGGCGTCATCCGCGTCACCGTGCGCGACGCCGCAGGCACCGAGCTCGGCACGGTCGAGAGCCCGGTCACCGTGCTCGCGTCCAACCAGTGGATCGCCGCACCTGTGCAGCTCGGCCTCGAACTCCTCGCCGCCCACGTGCAGCCCAACGCCCTCGTCGTCAGCGAACTCATGCTCGAGGTCTCCGACCTCCTCGACAAGCAGACCGGCAACAGCTCCCTCGCCACCTACCAACTCGACGACCCCGCCCGCATCGACGCCATCGTCGCCGCCGTCTGGGCCGCCGCCCGCGCCCGCGACATCCGCTATGCCGAACCGCCCGCCAGCTGGGGCCAGAGCGGCCAGAAGGTCCGCACCCCCGAGGAAGTCCTCACCAGCCACCTCGGCACCTGCCTCGACACCACCATCCTGCTCGCGTCCGTCCTCGAAGCCATCGGCATCCACCCCCTCCTCTGGCTGCTCAAGGACCACATCTTCCTCGGCTACTGGCGCGTCCAGACCACCCTCGACGTCGTCGCCAGCACCGACGTCTCCGAAGCCGTCAACTCCCTCGAACTCGGCCGCATCGGTGTCGTCGAGACCACCATGCTCACCGGCAGCTCCGCCACCTTCGCCGAGGCCTCCCGCCGGCCCCACACCGAACACCTCGCCGGCTCACTCGACGACTTCATCGGCGTCACCGACGTCGTCCAGGCCCGCCTCCGCAAGATCTACCCGCTGCCGAGCCGCCGCGTAGGCGCCGAGGGCGAACCCGTCGTCACCCTCTACCAGGCACCCGAAGCCCGCGCCCTCACGCAGGACGCCCTGGCCACCGCCGAGTCGACCGCAGCCGGCCACAGCCCCGACGTCCCGAAACGCGTCTCCACCTGGAAGAACGCCCTCCTCGACCTCAGCCTCCGCAACAAGCTCATCAACTACACCGACCGCTCCGGCTTCGAGCTCGCCGTCCCCGGCCCCGCACTCGGCCGCCTCGAGGACAGCATCAACCACGGCACCCCACTCACCCTCGTCGCCTCCGACAGCGTCGCCACGATCGACCAGCAGCGCGGCATCCGCTTCGGCCGCGACCTCGCCGAGAGCGACCGCATCACCTTCCTCGAGGACAAGAAGAGCGCCTTCATCGACGTCACCGAGGCCGCCTACCCGACGAAGCTCCGCGCCCTCGCCTACAAGGCCAAGACGATCGTCGAAGAGACCGGCGCCAACAACCTCTACCTCGCGTTCGGCATGCTGAGCTGGCGCTTCGGCGACCGCGACCTCCGCTCACCCCTCGTGCTCGTGCCCGTCACGCTCACGACCACGAGCCGCGGCTCCTCCTACCGCCTCACCCTCGACGAGTCGGGCTCGTCGACGCCCAACTACTGCCTGCTCGAGAAGCTGCGCCTGAGCTTCGGTCTGGAGATCCCCGGACTCGCGAACCCCGTCGAGGACGGCTCCGGCATCGACCTCCCGGCCGCGTTCACCGCCGTGCGCCAGGCGATCCTCGACGCCGGCCTGCCGTTCCGCGTGGAGGAGACGGCGTCGCTGTCGATCCTCCAGTTCGCGAAGTACCGGCTGTGGAAGGACCTCGACGAGAACTGGGAGACCCTCGCGTCCAACAGCCTCGTCGACCACCTCATCAACTCGCCGCTCGAGGCCTACGCCGACCCGACGCCCGCACAGACCGACACCGACCTCGACCGTCTCGGCCTCGACTGCCCGGTGGCCGCCGACTCCTCGCAGCTCGACGCCGTCGCCGAAGCGGTCGCCGGCCGCACCTTCGTGCTCGAAGGCCCTCCCGGCACCGGCAAGTCGCAGACCATCACCAACCTGCTCGCCCGCTCGCTCGCCGAGGGCAAGAGGGTCCTGTTCGTCGCCGAGAAGCGTGCAGCGCTCAACGTCGTCAAGCAGCGACTCGAAGACGTCGGACTCGGCGCCTTCTCGCTCGACCTCCATGACAAGGGCGCCAGGCCCAACGTCGTCCGTGCGCAGATCAAGACCGGCCTCGACCTCCGCACCAAGGCCGACATCGACGCGCTGAGCACCAACCGCGAGCTGTCGGAGTCCGGCCTCCGCACCCTCACCCGCTACGCCGACCGCCTCCACGAGGTCAACGCCGCCGGCTTCTCCCTCTACTCCGCGCGGAGTCGCCTGCTCGCGATGGACCACGACCTCGTCCCGATGGTGATCCCCGAGCAGCTCGTCGCCGCCGGCACGCCCGAGGCGTTCGAGCAGCTGCGGCAGGTGTTCCGCGACCTCCCCGAGCGCTCCGACCTCGCGCGCCCGAGCACGACGCACCCGTGGGCGTTCCTCGACGGCCCGTCAGCTCCCGGGCTCGACGCCGCGACCGTGCAGCAGGCCGCCCGCGCGCTGGACGCTGCTCTGGTGACGACGCTGGACGCCGGCCTCCCGATGGACACCCTGCGCCTCGCGTCGCGCCCCGACCTCCTTGGCCTCTGGTCGACCGCGGTCGCCGCGCCGCGCCTGCCGATCGGCGCGCTGATGGCGGGAACGCGGCCCGAGGACTTCTCCCGGCTCGACGACGCCCTCGCCGCCGCCGAACAGCTCCGCGACGCCCAGGCCGAGTGGCGCTCGACCTTCACGGCGGCCATCCTCGACCGCGACATCGCCGGCCCGCTCCGCGCCGCCGAGCAGGCCGCGGCGTCGAGCTTCTTCGGTCGCAAGAAGCGGCTCCGGGCCGCGCTCGCCCAGCTGAGCGATGTGCTCGCCGTCGACGCAGCGTCATTCAAGGTCAAGCAGCTCGTGCCGCAGCTCACCGAGGCGAAGGCGGCCCAGGACCGCCTCGTCCAGCTCCGCGGCACGCTCCGGTCCACCGCCCTGCCGCTCGTCGGCGATCGCTGGAACCCGCTCGTCGAGCCGACCCAGCCCGTGCGCGAACTCCTCGGCTGGTACCGCTGGCTGTCGGAGGGCTTCCGCCTGCCGGGCACGCCCGACGACGCGTTCATCACCGCCGTCCGCGACCACTACGCCACGACTCAGCCGTCGCAGCAGGCGGCGCAGGCGCTGACGACGCTCGCGAGCACCTGGAGCGACTTCCTGCGCACCGCGGCCGTCACCACCGAGCGCCTGTCGGCGTGGTCGGGTGGCGAGGGCTTCTTGCAGGCCTGGCGGTCGACGCGCGATGCCCGCCGTCTCGACGCCGCCGAGCCCGTCGTCCTCGAACGCTGGCTCGACCTCGTGCGGGTCATCGAACCGCTCCGCACCCACGGACTCGACGACGTCCGTGCCGCCATCCTCGCCGGTCGCATCGAGACCGAGGACGCGACGCTCGCCTTCGAGAAGGGCCTCGCGCAGGCGTCGATCGACGAGCGCGAGCGCACCACCACGCTCGACGCCTTCGACGCCACCGCCCACAACCGCAGCGTCACCCGCTTCACCACGAGCGTGAAGGCCGTGCGAGAGGAGTTGCCGCGGGCGATCCCGGCGTCCGTGCTCGGCTTGCGGACGTTTAGTTCGCAGTCGGAGAGCGGTCAGGTCGGTGGGCTGCGTCGGCAGATCGACCGCCAGCGCGGCGGCATGAGCGTCCGTGCGCTGCTCGAGAACTTCGGCGAGCTCATCACGCAGATCATGCCGTGCACGCTCGCGAGCCCGGAGTCGGTCGCGCGGTTCTTCCCAGCGGCTGCCGAACTGTTCGACATCGTCGTGTTCGACGAGGCGTCGCAGATCCGGGTCGCCGACGCGATCGGGGCGATGGGGCGTTCGCGCTCGGTCGTCGTCGTGGGCGACAGCAAGCAGATGCCGCCGACGACGTTCGCCGAGGCCGGCGCGACGATCGATGACGACGCCGACTTCACGAGCGAGGTGCTGCAGGACGAGGAGTCGATCCTCTCCGAGTGCGTGCAGGCGCGGGTGCCGAGCAAATGGCTGTCGTGGCACTACCGAAGCCAGGACGAGTCGCTCATCGCGTTCTCGAACCACCACTACTACGACAGCCAGTTGTCGTCGTTCCCGGCGCCGTTCGCGGGCGCGGGTGACGGTGGGGTCGCGGGTCACGGGCTGGCGTTCGTCCGGCTCGACGGGCAGTTCGAGCGGGGAGGCCGCGGCAAGTCGTTGCGGACGAACCCGGTGGAGGCGCAGGCGATCGTCGAGGAGATCTCGCGGCGCTTCGAGGCCTCGCCGGAGGAGACGCCGTCGCTCGGGGTCATCACCTTCAACGCGCAGCAGCGGACGTTGATCGAGGATCTGCTGCGTGACAGTGCCGACCCGCGGATCGCGCTGGCGCTCGACGAGCAGGACGGGCTGTTCGTCAAGAACCTGGAGAACGTGCAGGGCGACGAGCGCGACGCGATCCTGTTCTCGATCGCGTTCAGTGCGAACGAGAAAGGCGTGATCCCGTTGAACTTCGGGCCGCTCACGCGGGCGGGTGGCGAGCGGCGGTTGAACGTCGCCGTGACGCGGGCGCGGCGACAGGTGGTGCTGTTCACGAGCTTCGATCCGTCGGAGCTGCGGGCGGAGCAGACCTCGTCGATCGGCATCAAGCACTTGAAGGCGTATCTGGAGCTGGCGCAGCGCGGGAGTGAGGCTGCCGGCGAGGACGGGCGTCGTCAGGCGATCATCGACCGTCACCGCGACGAGATCGCCGACGAGCTGCGATACGCCGGGCACGCGGTGCGGACGGATGTGGGCTTGTCAGACTTCCGCGTCGACATCAGCATCGCGACGGAGGCGGAGCCCGACCGTCCGCTGGTGGCGGTGCTGCTCGACGGGGCATCGTGGCGTGAGCGTCGGACGGTCGCGGACCGTGACGGACTCCCGGTGGAGGTGCTGAGCGGCCTGATGCGGTGGCCGGGCGTCGAGCGCGTGTGGTTGCCGGAGTGGTTGCACCACCGCGAGGAGGTGCTGGACCGGTTGGTCGCGGCGGTGGAGGCTGCGGCTGAGCGGGCTGCTGCGGGGAGTGCAGCGGCGGAGGTCGCGGTTGGTGCGGAGTCGGATCCGGCTGATGCCTCGGCTGCCGATGAGGCCGATGTCGCTCCCGAGGATTCGGATGCGCCCGCGCCCGCTCGCAGTGCCCGAGTGCGGGAGTGGTCGGAGCGACTGGCGTCACTGGAGACCCTGTCGGAGTTCCGCGACCGGAAGGTCGGTGCGGCGCAGCCCGTCGAGGCGAAGCCGGAGCCGGACACGTCAGCGCGGCACCCGGAGCTCTCCGAGTACCGGCCCTGGGACGCACCCACGCTGGGTGGGATCGAAGTGCTCGACCGCTTGCCGGGTCGGCAGTCGGTCGTTGCGGTGCAGGGTGCGATCCGTGCTGCGGTTGAGGCCGAGGGGCCGATCCACGTGACGCGTCTGGCGAAGCTGGTCGCGGGTGCGTTCGGTCTCGATCGGGTGGTGGGATCGCGGGCGAAGTCCATCCTCGACAAGGTCCCGGCCGAATTGCTGGGCCGCTCCGACGAGCCGTTCGCCTGGCCGACCTCGATCGACCCGCTCACGTGGCGCGGTGCGCGTCAGTCGTCGGCCGAAGCGGCTCGTGCGATCGAGCACATCTCCCTGGTGGAGATCGCGAACGCGATGGCGATCGCAGCGGAGGAGTCCGCCGGCCTCTCGCCCGACGAACTCCGCCGCGAGACCCTCGCGATCTTCGGTGGCAAGCGAGTCACGGCTGCGATCGGAGCCCGCCTCGACGAGGCCCTCGAGTTCGGGTTGGGCTCGGGGAGGTTGGCGCGGAGCGGAGAGACGATCGTTTCGAGGCTTTAA
- a CDS encoding LysR substrate-binding domain-containing protein, which translates to MLGEHDVAQPEFAELVDQYDLVIAHRMDHDEPWPSEQLSVTTLLSEPFDVAMSVGHPLAGRSSVSAAELADESWIAAHAGFAPDVALGVVEATAGVRFQRAHRVNDYHLAASLIVGGELLALFPRYTAPRADPRLVLVPLEDVRIARNIDVLARPHALARVAVAGTLERLRGAADVLQRARPSASAAVGPGLHHVEVWLADVAAERAGWAWLLGRVGFTMVSEWSGGESWEAGDTYLTLTASPNLSAESHDRRVRGPIGGS; encoded by the coding sequence ATCCTCGGTGAGCACGATGTCGCGCAACCCGAGTTCGCCGAACTCGTCGACCAGTACGACCTCGTCATCGCGCACCGGATGGACCATGACGAGCCGTGGCCGTCGGAGCAGCTGTCGGTGACGACGCTGTTGAGCGAGCCGTTCGACGTGGCGATGTCGGTGGGTCACCCACTCGCTGGGCGATCGTCGGTGTCGGCGGCCGAGCTCGCGGACGAGTCGTGGATCGCAGCGCACGCTGGCTTCGCGCCAGATGTCGCGCTCGGTGTGGTCGAGGCGACGGCTGGGGTGCGGTTCCAGCGGGCGCATCGGGTGAACGACTACCACCTGGCGGCGTCGCTCATCGTGGGCGGGGAGTTGCTGGCGTTGTTCCCGCGGTACACGGCGCCGCGGGCGGACCCGCGGTTGGTGCTGGTGCCGCTGGAGGACGTGCGGATCGCGCGCAACATCGACGTGCTCGCGCGGCCGCATGCGCTCGCGCGGGTCGCGGTGGCGGGGACCTTGGAGCGGCTGCGGGGTGCTGCGGATGTCTTGCAGCGCGCGCGGCCCTCGGCGTCGGCTGCGGTTGGTCCCGGCTTGCACCACGTCGAGGTGTGGCTGGCGGACGTGGCTGCGGAGCGGGCGGGCTGGGCGTGGTTGCTCGGTCGTGTCGGCTTCACGATGGTGAGCGAGTGGTCCGGCGGTGAGTCGTGGGAGGCCGGCGACACGTACCTGACGCTGACTGCGTCGCCGAACCTGAGCGCGGAGTCGCACGACCGGCGTGTACGGGGTCCCATAGGGGGCTCATGA
- a CDS encoding GmrSD restriction endonuclease domain-containing protein yields the protein MMLTQVTSPQKIFFAPQRLVVPLFQRPYVWSKDNQWEPLWDDVLRLVEMMADGDQRATHFLGAVVLQSQEAVAGTLAVYTVIDGQQRLTTLQIFLDALHAQLEEAGLSALAGQVLALVENPEAFRAQPEDRFKVWPTNRDRPAFSAAMSAEAPVNHGKLIAGRLVDAHAFFYDAVRSWFDAEPQERDARAALLVQAVTSRLQLVSIELQSHEDAQEIFETLNARGTPLTAADLIKNFIFQRFEGDAIATERAYQENWSEFETPFWESEVRAGRIRYARSSLFLTQWLTARTLREIPAREVFLQFKRYVADTKADVLPLLRSIGVAAAKYRAFTEGAAVSDGLLSRIDRFVYRLDKLDSEIAKPLLIWLAEPEQADIDEPTRHELLEVLESWFVRRALVRAPSQGTNRLMLDLLVQLSRREPGQTVAAIAVDFLTSQTSPVGYWPDDAEVRRELQSVEAYKRFRRGRLLMVLEAIEDDQRGFTSGNPRSISPITRGVSTIEHVMPQEWRANWNDGLDLAQEASRDRLIHTIGNLTLVTGSLNAQLSNAAWLGENGKRDALRRSDTLLLGRDVVDVQDETWSDAHIEKRSGRLIDAILAIWPVPDGHASSTALSAARAQYKVEVADLIRAGLVAPGTVLHAKPVAHRGRTAIVNADGSLLLDGASYTTVSGAARKIQGGGTVAGWNFWAVDLALSRTLADVRATYAGSTN from the coding sequence ATGATGCTCACTCAGGTCACGTCCCCACAGAAAATCTTCTTTGCACCACAGCGTCTGGTTGTTCCACTGTTCCAGCGCCCGTATGTCTGGTCGAAGGACAACCAATGGGAGCCGTTGTGGGATGACGTCCTTCGCCTCGTTGAGATGATGGCCGACGGCGATCAACGAGCGACGCACTTCTTGGGCGCAGTTGTACTCCAGAGTCAAGAAGCCGTAGCGGGCACACTTGCGGTCTACACCGTCATCGATGGGCAGCAGCGTCTGACCACCCTGCAGATCTTCCTCGATGCCCTACACGCGCAACTCGAGGAGGCGGGTCTCTCAGCCCTCGCCGGGCAGGTCCTCGCGCTGGTAGAGAATCCCGAAGCGTTCCGCGCCCAGCCGGAGGACCGATTCAAGGTCTGGCCGACAAACCGGGATCGGCCGGCGTTCTCGGCGGCGATGTCCGCTGAAGCCCCGGTCAACCACGGGAAGCTCATCGCCGGGCGCCTGGTTGATGCCCACGCGTTCTTCTACGACGCGGTCAGGTCGTGGTTCGACGCCGAACCACAGGAGCGGGATGCTCGCGCCGCCCTCCTCGTCCAGGCGGTGACGTCGCGGTTGCAGCTCGTGTCGATCGAGTTGCAGTCCCATGAGGACGCGCAGGAGATCTTCGAGACCCTGAACGCACGCGGTACGCCCCTGACCGCTGCTGACCTCATCAAGAACTTCATCTTCCAACGTTTCGAAGGCGATGCCATCGCGACCGAGCGGGCCTACCAGGAGAACTGGTCGGAGTTCGAGACACCGTTCTGGGAGTCCGAGGTTCGCGCCGGTCGGATTCGGTACGCGCGGAGCTCTCTGTTCCTCACCCAATGGCTCACCGCCCGAACGTTGAGGGAGATACCGGCTAGGGAGGTATTTTTGCAGTTCAAGCGATACGTAGCCGACACGAAAGCTGACGTGTTGCCGCTACTTCGTTCGATTGGCGTTGCCGCCGCGAAGTACCGAGCTTTCACGGAAGGAGCGGCGGTATCAGACGGCCTGCTCAGCAGAATTGACCGATTTGTCTACCGCCTGGACAAGCTCGACTCCGAAATTGCGAAGCCCCTGCTGATCTGGCTCGCGGAACCTGAGCAAGCGGACATCGACGAGCCAACTCGGCACGAACTTCTGGAGGTCCTCGAGAGCTGGTTCGTGCGGCGCGCGCTCGTTCGCGCTCCATCGCAGGGAACCAACCGACTCATGCTTGATCTGCTCGTACAGCTGTCGCGTCGAGAGCCCGGGCAGACGGTTGCAGCGATCGCCGTCGACTTCCTCACCAGCCAGACGTCGCCCGTGGGCTACTGGCCTGACGACGCCGAGGTGCGGCGCGAACTCCAGAGCGTCGAGGCATATAAGCGGTTCCGCCGAGGACGTCTGCTCATGGTCCTGGAAGCGATCGAGGACGACCAGCGAGGGTTCACCAGCGGCAATCCGCGATCTATCTCGCCGATCACCCGCGGAGTAAGCACGATTGAACATGTAATGCCGCAAGAGTGGCGCGCAAACTGGAACGATGGACTGGATCTCGCGCAGGAAGCCAGTCGAGATCGCCTGATACACACAATCGGTAACTTGACCCTTGTGACGGGCAGCCTGAACGCGCAACTCTCCAACGCGGCTTGGTTGGGCGAGAATGGGAAGCGTGATGCGCTACGCCGGAGCGACACTCTACTGCTCGGTCGAGACGTGGTCGACGTGCAGGATGAGACCTGGTCCGATGCACACATCGAGAAGCGATCAGGCAGACTGATCGACGCCATTCTCGCGATCTGGCCGGTCCCCGATGGACATGCGAGCTCAACTGCGCTTTCAGCGGCGCGCGCTCAATACAAGGTAGAGGTGGCCGATCTCATTCGAGCGGGTCTCGTCGCCCCAGGGACCGTTCTCCATGCGAAGCCAGTAGCGCATCGTGGGCGCACTGCCATAGTGAACGCCGACGGCTCTCTCCTCCTGGACGGTGCTAGTTACACCACTGTGAGTGGCGCCGCTCGGAAAATACAAGGCGGCGGAACTGTCGCGGGTTGGAACTTCTGGGCGGTAGACCTCGCTCTGTCCCGGACGCTCGCGGACGTCCGCGCGACCTACGCGGGTTCGACTAACTGA
- a CDS encoding DUF2510 domain-containing protein, whose translation MSSTTPPSATPAGWYPDYADRTQQRYWDGAAWTTHTAPAAVMPPQQAATTPLVSQPLQLQKTAPPAFAAAAPVPSPYASQPRTTSGVSGKAKGWIIAGAVVGSLLLVGGVSNAINGGRTESVAVAQTATQTPTATPTPVPTATVEPIAEPAAPAVVDVAAFQAGASKHTADIDKDLDDMVTTLAEGGTWRLISNTAEISFNLGQLESLDVPVSIAAEWAPALVGLQTNLDTLTTAVSGGDPATIQGAMDGVRASAAVLRDIGTRAV comes from the coding sequence ATGAGCTCGACCACCCCGCCCTCTGCCACGCCCGCCGGTTGGTACCCCGACTACGCGGACCGGACGCAGCAGCGCTACTGGGACGGTGCCGCATGGACCACCCACACCGCGCCCGCCGCAGTCATGCCTCCGCAGCAGGCGGCGACCACTCCGCTCGTCAGCCAGCCGCTCCAGCTGCAGAAGACCGCACCGCCCGCGTTCGCCGCCGCCGCACCGGTTCCGTCGCCATACGCGTCACAGCCACGCACCACGTCCGGCGTGAGCGGCAAGGCGAAGGGTTGGATCATCGCTGGCGCTGTCGTCGGTTCGCTCCTGCTCGTCGGTGGCGTCTCGAACGCGATCAACGGCGGACGGACCGAGTCGGTCGCCGTCGCGCAGACTGCAACGCAGACGCCGACAGCAACTCCGACACCGGTTCCGACCGCGACGGTCGAGCCCATTGCCGAGCCCGCTGCACCGGCCGTGGTCGATGTCGCCGCGTTCCAGGCGGGCGCGAGCAAGCACACCGCGGACATCGACAAGGACCTCGACGACATGGTCACCACGCTGGCCGAAGGCGGCACCTGGCGGTTGATCTCCAACACGGCTGAGATCAGCTTCAACCTCGGTCAGCTGGAGTCGCTGGACGTGCCGGTATCGATCGCCGCCGAGTGGGCGCCCGCCCTCGTAGGACTGCAGACCAACCTCGACACGCTGACGACCGCGGTCTCGGGCGGCGACCCGGCCACCATCCAGGGCGCGATGGACGGCGTCCGCGCGTCGGCCGCCGTGCTGCGCGACATCGGTACTCGGGCGGTCTAG
- a CDS encoding VOC family protein, with protein sequence MQRERPSAPVGPGLHHVEVWLADVEAERASWAWLLSRVGFVAESEWPGGESWEAGDTYVTLTASPNLSAESHDRRRPGVNHLAFRGGTREAVDAIMAAGPEHGWRPLYQDRYPHAGGEQHYAGWLENEAGFKVEVVAGPGLSGSRADDV encoded by the coding sequence CTGCAGCGGGAGCGTCCATCGGCGCCGGTCGGTCCCGGGCTGCATCACGTCGAGGTGTGGCTCGCGGACGTCGAGGCGGAGCGCGCGAGCTGGGCCTGGCTGCTGTCCCGTGTCGGGTTCGTCGCGGAGAGCGAGTGGCCGGGCGGCGAGTCCTGGGAGGCCGGCGACACCTACGTCACGCTGACGGCGTCGCCGAACCTCAGCGCGGAGTCGCACGATCGGCGCCGTCCGGGCGTGAACCATCTCGCGTTCCGCGGCGGCACGCGGGAGGCCGTCGACGCGATCATGGCGGCGGGCCCCGAACACGGCTGGCGGCCGCTGTATCAGGATCGCTACCCGCACGCCGGTGGCGAGCAGCACTACGCGGGCTGGTTGGAGAACGAGGCCGGGTTCAAGGTGGAGGTGGTTGCGGGCCCTGGTCTCAGCGGGTCGCGGGCTGACGACGTCTGA